In Cynocephalus volans isolate mCynVol1 chromosome 13, mCynVol1.pri, whole genome shotgun sequence, a genomic segment contains:
- the LOC134361990 gene encoding protein NYNRIN-like, with the protein MTNAVATYRETGKRQRGDRPGVYWEVDFTEIKPGRYGNRYLLVFIDTFSGWVEAFPTKTETALTICKKILEEILPRFGIPKVIGSDNGPAFVAQVSQGLATQLGINWKLHCAYRPQSSGQVERMNRTIKETLTKLALETGGKDWVALLPLALFRARNTPGQYGLTPYEILYGGPPPILELGETLGPDDNFLPVLFTHLKALEVVKTQIWDQIKEAYQPGTIAVPHPFQVGDRVLVRRHRPNSLEPRWKGPYLVLLTTPTAVKVDGIAAWVHASHLKPAPPPAPNETWELERTDHPLKLRIRRRKNESTG; encoded by the coding sequence atgactaatgcggtcgcaacctaccgagagaccggaaaaagacaacgaggagatcgacccggcgtatactgggaagtagacttcaCAGAGATAAAGCCTGGTcggtatggaaacaggtatctgctggtatttatagataccttctctggatgggtagaagcttttcctaccaaaactgaaacggccctgactatatgtaaaaagatactagaagaaatcctgccccgtttcgggatccctaaggtgatcgggtcagataatggcccagcctttgttgctcaggtaagccagggactggccacacaactggggataaattggaaattacattgtgcgtataggccccagagctcaggtcaagtagagagaatgaatagaaccatcaaagagaccttaactaaattggccttagagaccggtggaaaagactgggtggccctccttcccttagcgctgttcagagccaggaatacccctggccagtacggtctaactccctatgaaatcctctacgggggacccccccccatacttgagttgggagaaacactgggtcccgatgataattttctccctgtcttatttactcacttaaaggctctagaagttgtgaagacccagatttgggatcagatcaaagaggcatatcagcccggtactatagctgtcccccacccgttccaggtcggagaccgagtgctggtcagacgccatcggcccaacagccttgagcctcggtggaaaggcccgtatctggtattgctgaccaccccgaccgcagtgaaagttgatggcatcgctgcctgggtccatgcttcccatctcaagcctgcaccacccccggcaccaaacgagacctgggagctggaaaggactgatcatcctcttaagctgcgtattcggcggcggaaaaatgagtccaccgggtaa